The bacterium genome includes a region encoding these proteins:
- a CDS encoding ABC transporter ATP-binding protein: MPRLDYISDEDLKGQKIYDAKLVKRLLRYAKPYVWLMVLAFFVLIASSAINVYLPTLDRKAIDEYIVLNYQLFDFSAHDTLAKRYIDKYGAAMFVVGRDSFVIDGNLIDPADMKLAQRLKVVVPMKFMTIDTLKIPPQLRDTAISIIKSYDSLFLTVLGRGGEKFTAPPKKSIFMRQTPRKPRLPQYVISYKNLSKIPPAEIKLIRAQHISGIVRIAILYFVLLIGLLVLNFVQIFTLNLVAQKSMHGIRVDLFSHIQKLSLKFFDSNPIGKIVTRLTNDINALSEMFTSVAVALIRDIIVLIGVGIILYMMNRNLSLIVFALLPVVTLIMAILRGKLRDAFRWMRRELAALNARLSEDFGGVRIIQAFTQERRAIERFDEVNKRYFKATMRVLFVNALFYPVVGLFRNMGLALLLWYGGGQVIRQAMSLGMLVAYMYYIEMFFRPLMGISDKFAIMQSAMAAAERIFKLMDTKPEIKVVRKVYKPKPSQVRGKVEFRDVWFAYDKDWVLRGVSFVAQPGEVVGIVGETGAGKTTITALVSRLYDVNKGQILIDDVDIRDWDLKTLRTVVGVVLQDVFLFSTDVRENIRLFEKRIGDDDLMRVVKIVNADEFIKKLPGGLDEPVAERGATFSAGERQLLSFARALVFEPKILILDEATANIDTHTEKLIQEAIDRLLKGRTSLVVAHRLSTIRKANKILVVHNGRIIESGKHEELLAKGGFYAHLYRIQFRQNG, from the coding sequence ATGCCACGGTTGGATTACATAAGCGATGAGGACCTCAAGGGACAAAAGATATATGATGCGAAACTGGTTAAGAGACTTCTCAGGTATGCGAAGCCCTATGTATGGCTTATGGTGCTCGCCTTTTTCGTCCTTATAGCTTCCTCGGCGATTAATGTTTACCTTCCGACCCTCGATAGAAAAGCCATTGATGAATACATTGTTCTTAACTATCAGCTTTTCGATTTCAGCGCGCACGATACCCTTGCCAAACGCTACATAGATAAGTATGGCGCTGCCATGTTCGTTGTGGGGCGCGATTCGTTCGTTATCGATGGAAACCTTATCGACCCTGCTGATATGAAGCTTGCCCAGCGTCTTAAGGTTGTCGTTCCGATGAAATTCATGACTATAGACACGCTGAAAATTCCGCCTCAGCTAAGGGATACCGCTATTTCAATCATAAAAAGCTATGATTCGCTGTTTCTTACGGTTTTAGGCAGAGGTGGCGAAAAGTTCACTGCGCCGCCCAAGAAAAGCATTTTTATGAGGCAGACTCCGCGAAAGCCAAGGTTGCCACAATATGTTATTTCGTATAAAAACCTTTCCAAAATTCCGCCAGCAGAGATAAAGTTGATTCGTGCGCAGCATATAAGCGGAATAGTAAGGATAGCAATACTTTACTTCGTCCTTTTAATCGGTCTTTTAGTCCTTAACTTTGTGCAGATATTCACGCTTAACCTTGTTGCGCAAAAGTCCATGCACGGTATAAGAGTCGACCTGTTTTCGCATATCCAGAAACTTTCGCTTAAGTTTTTCGATAGCAATCCTATAGGCAAAATAGTAACCCGTTTGACGAATGACATTAATGCCCTTTCAGAGATGTTTACTTCGGTGGCGGTAGCGCTTATTCGGGACATTATAGTGCTTATAGGCGTGGGTATAATCCTTTACATGATGAACAGGAATCTTTCGCTTATTGTTTTCGCGTTGCTGCCTGTTGTAACGCTTATCATGGCTATTCTGCGTGGTAAACTCCGCGATGCGTTCAGGTGGATGAGGAGAGAGCTTGCAGCACTTAATGCAAGGCTTTCGGAGGATTTCGGCGGTGTGCGCATTATTCAGGCGTTCACGCAGGAGAGAAGGGCTATAGAAAGGTTCGACGAGGTTAACAAGAGGTATTTCAAAGCCACAATGAGGGTTCTTTTCGTTAACGCTTTGTTTTACCCCGTGGTGGGACTGTTCAGAAATATGGGGCTGGCGCTTCTTTTGTGGTATGGTGGTGGTCAGGTTATAAGGCAGGCGATGTCATTGGGAATGCTTGTGGCTTACATGTATTACATAGAGATGTTCTTCAGACCGCTAATGGGGATTTCGGATAAGTTCGCGATTATGCAATCTGCTATGGCGGCAGCGGAAAGGATTTTTAAGCTTATGGACACAAAACCAGAGATAAAAGTTGTTCGGAAAGTTTACAAGCCAAAGCCCTCGCAGGTTCGAGGGAAAGTTGAGTTCAGAGATGTCTGGTTCGCATACGATAAAGATTGGGTGTTGCGCGGTGTTTCGTTTGTTGCCCAACCCGGGGAAGTCGTGGGCATAGTAGGTGAAACCGGGGCAGGCAAAACCACGATAACTGCGCTTGTTTCACGCCTATACGATGTTAACAAAGGGCAGATACTCATTGACGATGTCGACATCAGAGACTGGGACCTCAAGACGCTTCGAACCGTTGTGGGTGTGGTGCTGCAGGATGTGTTTCTTTTCTCAACCGATGTAAGGGAGAACATAAGACTTTTTGAGAAAAGGATCGGAGACGATGACCTCATGAGAGTGGTTAAAATAGTTAATGCGGACGAGTTTATAAAGAAGCTTCCGGGCGGACTTGACGAGCCTGTGGCGGAGCGCGGAGCAACATTCTCCGCAGGCGAACGACAATTATTATCTTTCGCGAGAGCGCTAGTTTTCGAACCTAAAATATTGATCCTCGATGAGGCCACCGCAAATATAGACACCCACACCGAAAAGCTTATTCAGGAGGCTATCGATAGGCTTCTTAAGGGGCGAACATCCCTCGTTGTGGCGCACAGACTGTCCACAATAAGGAAAGCCAATAAAATTTTAGTGGTTCACAACGGCAGAATCATAGAATCCGGAAAGCACGAGGAATTACTGGCCAAAGGCGGGTTTTATGCCCACCTGTATAGAATTCAATTCAGACAGAATGGGTGA